A segment of the Strix uralensis isolate ZFMK-TIS-50842 chromosome 23, bStrUra1, whole genome shotgun sequence genome:
ccgccgccccgcccagTGCGGCCCCTCAGCGCGGAGCTGCCGGCGCGGCCCCGGGCGGTAAGCGCgggtggcggggcggggcggcgcggccaggcctggcgcggcccggcccggcccggcggggggtGTTGTGGCGGCGGGGAACTCGCTGGgctggggcctgatcctgcgcCCCGCGCGTGCGGGGCCGCAGCAGCGTGCAGGCCTGGCGCGGCGTgcagctgtggggaggaggtTGCTGAAACGGACCCAAAACTGGAGCGCTCAGCATGCGGAGCTCCCAGGCACTGCCTGCACGCCGCACACTTAGCGGTTAATGGTTTTATACGCTACAGCTACCTAAGCATGGTTAATAAATATTGACCTCTAGTATATGAATGAGATTGACCAAAGCATACTCACAATTACTTGCTTATCCACAGAAGCGAACAGGTTGGTTTTCAGAACCATCCCAAAACCTACTGTAGGCATACTTTGATGTTTTTTAGGGCAAATACATGTCCAATTCAGCTAAGCACTAGTAGGACTGCAAGTAGTACACGCTAAATATTGGTAAGATTATATATAAGCATGATGAGATTATATATGAGCATATTTCTAAAGGAATACATCACAGGGTGcctcatttttccttctgaagatgGGAAAATGATCCAGGATGTCCTACACTTACGGAAAATCTGCGTGAAAGCCATTTTACTCTGTTTCCCCATCTTAAGTCTCCATAGAGAGGTTTTACTAATACTTCATTTAGTATTTGGCATAAGATAGCATTATTTTAAGACTGTTCTCAGTTTTGTGAAACTGAACACCTGCATACAGATCTCCTTCACCTCTGTAtagcaggagctgggctgctaGTTTGGACCTTATGGTTAAACTGCAATAATTAGAATTGTGTCGAGCAGTGCCAAATTATACGTAATTCATCAGAACTCGCTATGCTATCATACAATAAGAATAGGCATAGTTCCATATACAGCTCAGGCAGTGGCTGGGCTTTAATCATCACTGAAACttagtcttctttttctttcctgggatGTGCAAATTGCATAGCTTTCCCCAAAAAGTTAGAGCTATGTGAAGGTCATTTCATACAAAGCAGGTCCCAGCTCTGACGGTGCTGTGCTAGTTATAAGGATGACATAAGAGTGAAGGTAATCGTGGGATGATACCTCTTTGTCATTTCCTTCGCTCTCCTCATCAACCATGcagctgttttctgtgaaaacaagtgTTAGACAGAGGATGTCAATGCAAATTAGGAGACTGAGGGGGTATGTGCATActtattaaattacatttatattctcAATTTCTATGCAGATATGAAGCTCTACAAGGTGAGTTTATGATGCAATAATTGCCTGTTTCTGAAGATGGTAAAATTAGCTAGCAGCATGAAAAAGGACATTTGACTAGCTCCAGAAAAGGCACTatatattttcatcttaaaattttctattacttttgcccctttttttttttaaaggagaaaatcaaCCCTTTTCAAATTTGCAGCATGAGTCACTTTCTTTAGAAAGTAGGGCTTTATGCATTACAAAGGCAAGCCTAACTCCTTTCCTTGCCGGTTCCCATAGTAACTCTTCTAGCTGATGCCCCTGCGAAGACTGCATTCCAAGTAACACCAAACCCTTCAAATGCTGAACTACTCCACagtaataaagaatattttaaaagtttgtgaaGGTCTTGAAAGCACAGAAAAGTACTAACACTTGCAAAATGTGAAGCTTTGCAAGGCTTCCTTTTATTCAAGGGTTATTTGATGTTAGTACATACTAGCTGTTACAAGATTTAGCTGTGATGGTATCTCAGCACTGTGAGGGCTGCAAACATCACTCAGTTTCTTTGTAAAGGAGACAAAATCTGAGGGTGACCTTGTGGTATTTTTCCAGGCAGTGATGTTGCTGTAGAAACAATGGCAGATTATTCAGTGCTCAACACAGATGTCTCAGACATCTCACAAACAGCAACAGTGGGAGAATGGCCCATAACATATTCCAGTTTTCATTTGTTAAGGGCCAGGCTAGGGGAAACCATTTTGGCAAACCAGAATATTCTCATGAAAGAAAAGAACACTGAGAAGCAAAAATCCATGTAGCACATGTGAGGAGAAATGAAAAGGATAAATAATGAGATTTCCTTATTTTCACCTATCCTTAAGCAGCTATCTGAAAGTGAAGTTCAAAATTGGAACAGtgatattgtatttttaaaaagaaaaaaaaattatatttaattgcAGCTTTAgctaaactttttaaaattcactatTCTATCATCTGTTCCACTGGTACACCTACCACTTACTTTCTGCAACACAAACTTGATTCGTTGTTTTCATATTTAATCCATAGTACTCTCTTCCCACATACCAAGAGCatgtaaaatatacagaaatcCTGAACAAAGAAATGTTAaccctcctctcctcccaaatTTAATACAATACAATGTTAGTTTTATAGATTTTGCTGGAAAGACTCACTGCAATTTAGAGTAGCAGCACTGGGAACTGCCGTAGGATGTTCTATTCCCCCTGTAAGCACTAGAGGTAAGCAAGTTACTTATAAGAAAGTTCCCTGCAGATGTCTCTGGGCAGTTGATTGGCATTGGCATCTTAAAAAGACTGTGACGTTCTAATAAAGTTTGTCCTGCAAATCAAGAATTTTTTCTGCATGAGCTGCTTTTCTTCAGAGCGGACAATACACTGTCCTCTTTAGGCAAGCAGCCTGTtttcagtgatttaatttttaaagatgtttcctCTTGCATATAGGAGGGAATCGCAGCTGCTTTGGTAATACATGGGCAAGGCAAATTTGGGTTCACTTGTCTTTTACATATGTCTTCTCCCCAGCACGCTCACTTTTCTCTACATCCTTGATTTCTGAAGCCTCACAGAAGAATTATCCTCCTTTCTGCAACATTATCCTCCTGTTGTCTCGGCTCCTTGCATTGTACCTCTATCCAGGGATAACCAGAAAGAACTAGAAGTgtggttttaatctttttaaaactgGATAATGGAGTATCACATGAACAATCACAGGCCAAATGTtgatagaagaaaaatacagtgttcAATTTGATCTTGAAATCTGCTTATTGGCAGCACAAATAAGTAAGAATAACTACTTTTTCATCTTGTCTCTTCTTGTAGAGGCTGGTAACTAGCACCAACATTCTCCACTTGGCTCTGTAGCTGCGAGGAATGGCTACGGAAGATCCAGACAAGAAGACTGAAGTCGTACTGCTGGCCTGCGGGTCCTTCAATCCCATTACCAACATGCACCTAAGGCTGTTTGAGCTGGCTAGAGACTACTTTCATGAAACAGGTAGGATGGTAATTTGTATTGTTTGGAACAGCTCTGATAACTAGACACAATGTTAAGGTGACTACTTTGTGTATATGAATGCCTGTTTGacagtgacaaatatttttggGAATACTAATTACATATTGACGTTAGTATGTGTGTATGTATCATACAGAATCATGTAGGTCAAATACATGAGAGAAAAGTCATGTATGTGTTGCTTATTACTAATTTTAATGAGCTAAAGCATGAGTTTTATAGCTTTTCTTTATAGAAATATATCTTTGTAATATATCTTACTAAATCTTTAACTGTGCTGCCTTGCACAATGGCAGAAGTGCACAGTACTTTTCCACTGGGCTGGCTATCAGAGCTGGCACTGGTGTTCGTAGAGATTGCACTGAGTAATGGTTATGTAATAGTTTAAATACAATATGGTGGAAGTAACATCTGCTCAACCGCTTTTCATGTTCTTGTGTGAtatgtttttttccacaggaaaataCAAAGTAATCAAAGGAATCATTTCACCAGTAGGTGATGCATATAAGAAGAAAGGTCTGATCAGTGCGAATCACCGAGTAACTATGGCAAAACTAGCTACAAAAAACTCAGACTGGGTGGAAGTTGATGACTGGGAAAGCAGCCAGAGTGAGTGGTTGGAAACACTAAAAGTTTTAAGGTATTCTTCAGCCAAACCCTAAAAAGTCTCAAGAATGTATAGAAGGATAAGGAATTGTGTTAGCTCTAACAAGTTAGAATACTTAGCAGGCTAACCCCAAATCATATGAATAGACTCAGTGAATTCAGAAGTTCTATTTATGTGAGCATTGTAAATGAAGGATTACACCATTAGTCCTAAACATACAAAAAATGAGCCTGTGAACAGTTTTTAAGATATATTGTTTCTTAGGCTTTATTCAGTTTTTGTGCTGAAAAGGTATTAATGAGGAAGGACAAGAGACTAGAATAGGGTAGACACATGCTACACAAGCTTCCTTCATTTGATTCTGATTGCTGTGCTGCCCATTTGTGTGTTTAAAGGCTAGCATGGGAATTGTCTGAGGGAGTATCTTGGTTTAAATTTTACGTTTTTTACTCTTTCAGTCACTGCTACTTCACTGAGGTTCTCCTttgtaaaatgaatttttattaaaaaagaaacaaaccaaccttGTAGTTGTTGCTTTGAAATCTTTGCACTTTCACCATCTTATGACCCAGCTCCCACAAGTCCCTGTTCCAGCAGATCAGTTCGCAGATGGATTGTATGTGAAAGTACTGCAGGAGGAAGTGGTGATAGATTATTTAGTAGGCCATACTTTTCCTTATATTCTCCTACATCTTTAAAATACCTAAAATACATCTGTTTTGCAGGTACCATCATCAAAAGCTTTTATCTCCTGAGCCCACTAATAGTCTGCAGAATGCTATACCTTTAACGAAGTCAGGACGGAAGAGGAAACAGGAACCAAATAGGCATGAtcctgttaaaaagaaaaatcagagtcCAGATATAAAAAGTTAAGTCTGTTTGCAAATTAAATGCTTGAATGTACTTGCTATTTCAAGGGAATTGCGCTGATGAGTAACTGTTTTTATGCTAGTTCTTGGTTCTGATTTCACCGAATAAGTTTATTTCCTTCGATCCCACAGCATAAAGCAGTAGGCTTCGTAACAAGATGACTGTAAGGGTAAAATATATAGGATATTAAAAATACTCAAGATAATACAAATTTGAACTGAGAAAGGTCTGAGCTATCCATTTTACCTACAGAACTTTGCTAAACAGTAGTTGTAGCTCAGAATTTTGGATCATATTATAAATTGTTGAAGAAAGGACAGGATTAAGTCCTGAAATTCCAAATGTAGCTGGGTACACGAtcattttaaattgtaatttaaaacttCATACAACAGACATAGCATGGCTTTGTAATTTTATGTAGCGTTTATTTTGCTTATTGCTTTTAGATCTTAATTTTAGTTCTTTAGCTTAATACGTAcaattatatgtatttatatcaATTTGAACAGCCTTGTGTAGTGACCATCTTAATCCTCTATATTAGCAAATCTTGACTTCTGCCTGACTTATTCCCTTGAACCTTTCCAAACTACTGTTTAATTGATAGTGTTTTAAAGTAAATGTCTTCAAAGACCCAACAGCATCAGGCATGCTTTTTTCATATTCTGTTGACACATGTTTTACTACATTCCTACCACCCTGTGACATTACTGGAAGCTGCACATCTGTAGCACTCTCAGTTTTGCTTCCATTACTTTAAGGTGGTTTCTGTGTGCATGCTTCTCTAGATTCCCTATAAAACATAGTGTGGAAGAGAGTCCCCTGAAGTCAGGTCACACaatctgtgggggtttttttcagtcatattttctttccttttacataaTCCCCTCTGCACCCTGTCCTGTAAAAGCTAGCTCCTCTTCTGTAACTCTGTGGAATGTCAGATAAACTTTTAACAGCATTACATTAGCCTTTCATACTCAGCTATTCGGgaattttctctgtattttcttttactttgatCCTCACAGTGATTGATTCACCCCAAGGCTAAATGACCatattagaatttattttccagtccttttgAACGAAGAGACTCCCAtaaccttttttttcagaaaactccTGTATTGAGGCTACTAATTATAAACTATATACtctgaatgtttttaaatttcattccatTGTCGCATGTTAACCAAAGATACAGAGAAGTAGCCTAGAAATTAAACATTCCCTTCAAGTTAGCTAAAATCTGGTGGCCTAAACCGAGCCCTGTttctcacttatttttctttttaaggtgtCCCACAGGTTAAACTGCTTTGTGGAAGTGACATGCTGGAATCTTTTGGGATCCCCAATCTGTGGAAGTTGGAGGACATCACTGAAATTGTGGAAAATCACGGCCTTGTGTGCATCAGTAGGGCTGGAAACAGCGTTCAGAAATTCATCTATGAATCTGATATTTTGTGGAGGCATAAGAATAACATTCACCTTGTGGAAGAATGGATCACAAATGACATTTCCTCCACCAAGATTAGGAGAGCACTGCGGAGGGGCCAGAGCATTCGTTACCTAGTGCCTGATGTAGTTCAAGcatacatagaaaaaaataatctgtatagtCCAGAGAGTGAAGACAGGAATGCTGGGGTTGTCTTGGCTCCCTTACAGAAACATGCAAGTGATTCCAAGAACTAACAGGCACTATACAACTAATTTactttctgctgtgaaaaaaGATACAGTTCAGTacaggaaaatgtgtttttagggattggtttttttgtttaatttttttaagtaaatagtGGGCTACTTCTGTGGCTTTAGTACATATGTAGTTGCTCTTGAGGTTTGGCACACTCAATAATTGGACCTACACAATCTTTTTGAAATCCAAGAGTAagattttcatgtttaaaattttGTCACAGTGCAATGAACTAAGTGTAAGAATTCACACTTGCATATGAAAATAGAAATTAAcgaacaaaacaaatgaaaatgttctgaTTAGTTTTAACTCAGACTGCTCTGACTGCTATTTATAAAATACTAacacatatttttaataacttacaGTGTCTTAAATGGACAGAgccatttaatttcaaaatgtaccACTTACTGATAGTGAATCTATAtaactcattttttaaatattgccaACATGCGGCACACCTCATATTTAGCtcttttctgaaagtgaaaaatgtaCTCCTGGCTGAAGCGGTGCTAGATATACCATGCTTTGAGCTGCCTGCCTTTCAGATATGCAGCCTGTTTGTCTGCCATCATGCATTTTGCTCCCAGAAATGCCTTGTGCTTTACTTTTCCATTCATGTTTCTAGAGCTGTACGTTAAGCTCAGCACTGTTTCTCATAGAAAGACAGACTTACTTCAGAAACTGCATTATAGCCATTGATTTAATGGATAGAAATTAATAATAGTGTCATTGCACTGATGCTCAGACAGTTGTCCCTTTATGTCCAGTAATAAATAAGCTTTTACTTTTCAGCCAAATGTACATAGCCAGAATTGTTTTCTGTAACTGGAGTTGAGAAGAAATGGTAGGATGTTAAGACTATACATaagtgaaatgtttttctttgctagaAATCTTGTTTTGAATCTAACAGTATATTGCCTGTATTATGTGAATATAAACTAGAGAGGCACTGTGAATGTCATGGTTATAGAATTCTACCTCCCTTTATTTGCTGTCATCCCATTTTTGTTTGGATCATGTGCCTTATTAAAAATGTCAAGGTTTCCAAGATGCTAACTGATGGGTCAACAGCTTTTTCATACTGTCTCCACAAGAAGACTCTATTCACATTTTTCAGATTAACAAATTCAGCAGAATGTGAGACTCTCAGGGCAGGAAGCCTAGATGGTGTTGGGCAAGTCTAGAACCAGGGACATGTTCCAGGATCATCACCATGACAACCCatcatcctccttccctgccagaGGATCCCCAAAGAGCTGAGGCAGAGGTCTAGGCTTCCCTTGGAGCTTGGGGGGGGAGTCTGGAAGCCAGAAGCCAAATACAGACCATGGGTGGCCCCAGGGCCTGCAAGGCTCGTGTAAAACCCAGCAGGGGAGTCGAGACACTATTGGGAAAACCTGTAACCTGCAGCGGAGCTAGCAAGGGGCATGCAAACTTGGAGCCCCCGTGAAATTCTGCAATTCCCATACACTAGAACATCTGTGTTCCACTAGTTTCAGCCTGTAAAGGTGGCTGTCTACAGAGAATCTGCAAGGAGATTTGTACAATAAAATCAAGTCGCAACTTAGAAGTGCATCTGTAACTGCACTGTGACAGAAAGTAGCATCAAGGATTCTTAGTTTTTTCTTGGTGATTACTGCATCAAATGTGCTGTCTGCCATTTTCCCCCTAGAGCTCAGGCAAGCTTACACTGTGCTTTGATAATGAGGCTGGGTTCATTTATCATCAATAGCACTAAAGGTACCAAAGGATAAATTATGCCCCCTGTGACGCCTTAGCAATCAAACTGCCATAACTGATTGAAGATAACTGTATTATTGATGGCACGTAGGAAACGACAAGAGctacttttctcttttgctcACTGTTTTTACGACTGACAAGAACAGAGGACAAGAAAGATTTGTTTTTGACACTCAAGCCAACCAGTGTGCTTCTGAATAAACAGAGCAAATGTTTCTAATGGGAAAGCACCCTATTTATGTGGTCACTTTTCAGAGTAAAACTGCACTTTAAGTCTAGGTTTATTCTTCTAAATAACAACGCTGGTGTATGTTGGTACACTTTGTAATTCTAGAGAAACTGCAAATTCAGTAGGATGTTTTATAAAGCTTTGGTTATATTTCACTGGGTTTTAATGTAGTTATGTGTGATGAGGCTCtcaataaaa
Coding sequences within it:
- the NMNAT1 gene encoding nicotinamide/nicotinic acid mononucleotide adenylyltransferase 1 translates to MATEDPDKKTEVVLLACGSFNPITNMHLRLFELARDYFHETGKYKVIKGIISPVGDAYKKKGLISANHRVTMAKLATKNSDWVEVDDWESSQSEWLETLKVLRYHHQKLLSPEPTNSLQNAIPLTKSGRKRKQEPNRHDPVKKKNQSPDIKSVPQVKLLCGSDMLESFGIPNLWKLEDITEIVENHGLVCISRAGNSVQKFIYESDILWRHKNNIHLVEEWITNDISSTKIRRALRRGQSIRYLVPDVVQAYIEKNNLYSPESEDRNAGVVLAPLQKHASDSKN